CACGCTTATACAGAGGATCGGGTTGCTGCGCATAAGCTTCCGCAAATAAACTTACCAGTTGAGCGTTGTCATACAACATCTTTTCAAAATGTGGAACATGCCAATGACTATCTATGGCATAACGGGCAAAACCACCTCCTACGTGATCATAAATACCTCCCGAAGCCATACTCCTCAAGGTAAAATGCGTATGTGCTAAAATTTCTTTATCGTTACTTAGGTAGCCGTATCGAAGAAGAAACAACCAATTATTAGGCATCGGAAACTTAGGCGCACGCTGGAGCCCGCCCTCCCTTTTGTCAAACATTGCTCGCCAAGGGTTGACAATTTCATTCAGGTCAGTTATTGAGTAACTTTCAGGTGCACGTCTGATATTGAGCTGCTCGCTTGTTCTAATTCCCTGCGTTAACCGATCGGCATAATCAAACGCAACATTTGGTTCGTTCATCCACATTTGCTGTAACTGCCCCAATACATTTTTCCAATCATCTGGTCTGAAATAAGTTCCTCCATAAATTGGTCGGCCATCCGGTAGACAGATACAATGTAGAGGCCATCCACCGCTGTTGGTCATTAACTGAACAGCAGTCATATAAATCTGATCAATATCAGGCCGTTCTTCCCTGTCTACCTTGATTGATACAAAATCTGCATTCATAACGGCAGCTACCCCTGCATTCTCAAAACTTTCGCGCTCCATAACATGGCACCAGTGGCAAGCGGAGTAACCTATGCTGACAATTACTAATTTGTTTGCTGCTTTCGCCTCTGTAAATGCTTCTTCACCCCAAGGATACCAATTAACAGGATTATTCTGGTGCTGCTTTAAATAAGGAGACGTTTCGTTCTGCAGGTTATTAGACATAATATCGGTAAAGGTACTATTTTATGTGGAAAGGGTAAAATACGCCCTTATAGCTGTATTGGCATATACCTATTTTAGGCAGTGTATATTTTATAGTTGATGTATAACGTGGCACAAGCGGATCGATATGAAAAATGTAGGTTAAAGTTTTTTGTAGATACATTTTTTTTAATGTTTACTTTTGGAAAATCACCATTTAGTTCTATTTTCAATTATGCTCATAACACATGTAGAAATTTATCGCTTCAGTATCAAAATGGAACCCTTTGTTATTGCAACCGGTACCATGGACTATGCACAGAACACGCTAATAAAAGTTTATACCGATCAGGGGCTAATTGGTTTTGGAGAATGCTCGGCTTTTCCGATGATTGTAGGAGAAACACAGGATACCTGCCTGGTTCTAGCTAGAGATTTTGCACATATTTGGAAAAATAAAAACCCTTTAGATATAAAGGCGCGTTTGAATGAGCTCCACCGGTATATTGCGGGAAATATGACCATAAAAAGTGCTTTTGATATGGCTCTTTATGATCTAGCGGCTAAGTCTTCCGGTGTTCCACTATATAAATATCTCAAGGGTGAAGTGAAACCAATTACAACGGATATAACTGTTGGGATAGATGCACCCGAAATAATGGCTCAAAAAGCCCTTAACTTTAAAGAGCAGGGGGCTACCATACTTAAGGTGAAATTAGGAAAAGAACCGGATGAAGATATTCGTCGTATTAAACAGATAAGAGACGTAATCGGTTCTCAGATTCCCATCCGGATAGATGCCAATCAAGGATGGACCTATAATGAAGCGATAACCGTACTTAGTGCTTTGGCCACGGCTAATATTGAATTCTGCGAGCAACCGATGCGCACTTATAACGATTTTCTATTGCCTAAATTGAGGTCTGTATCGCCTATTGCGATTATGGCCGATGAAAGTTGCTATGATCACTTTGATGCGAAACGTTTAATTAGAGAAAACGCTTGTGATGCAATAAACATCAAGCTGGCAAAATCGGGAGGTATCAATGAAGCGATGAAAATTCATGACATCGCTTACACCAATCAGGTGCCGTGTATGATAGGTGGTATGTTGGAAAGCAGACTGGCGCTATCAGCTAAGGTACATTTAGCATATGCGTGCCCCGGGATAAAATATTTCGATATGGATACCTGTATGATCGGACATCTGGAAGATCCCATAACCAATGGCGTCACTTTTGATGGTTTTCAGGTCAATATTACCGAAGCACCTGGGATCGGCGCTTCGGTAGATGATTCTTTTTTAAAATCATGTGAAAAATGGGTGATTTAACACCTTCTATTCATTGAATACGATTACTTCCTCGCCAGACACTCTATTTACGTGACATTCACATCGGCCGCCGGAAACAACTATCTCGCTGGTTTTGACCTCACCAGTAAGTGGGTGTGTACCTGTAATAATTAAGGTGTCGCCTTCTACACTTAATTCGCTTTTATCACCATCGTTGGCAACTAAGTAACCTGTGCCTTCAGGGGATGACAACTCCGAAGAAGCACTGGGTAAAGATGTGCCGGTTGATTTTAGAGAAACAGCGTAATTGTTTACCGAAACTGTATCTCCTTTGGCATCTTTAAAGATAACTCCTATACTCCTAAAATCCATAGTACAAGGCGTTGGAGGACAGTCTTCCTCTTCCTCGTTGCTACTACTTTTTTTGGTGGCACAAGCGGCAAATATAAATGCCATGCATGCCCAGACAATAACTAGTTTTAAAGTTTTCATCTTACGAAGTTAATCAAAAAACATTATTTCTGACTCCAAAATTTCTCAATATATAGGCATCCTTCCCGTCGGTGATAACAAAAGTTAAAGTAAACCGTCTCTTGTATTGTAAGTGGAGTAGACCTTTATCACTATCATTTAATGATTCCACAGCGAAATAGTTTCTATCATCGCTGTAAAGGACTTTACCGGCACAGTCTATTATTAACTTCACGATTCTGTACTTAATAAAAACGGTGGTATTGTCTTGAAATCTAAGAAGTGTCCCTGTACTCATCTGTAAACCAATCACCACTTTTTTACAAAAAAATATGCATCAATCAACCGTCAATGCTTAAATTGCGCGAAATCAAAATAATACCATGACATATACTGAAAAACTGTTGGGGCTTCGTAAAAAAATGAAAGAGCAGCAGATTGACGCTTATATTATTCCTTCTTCAGACCCTCATATCAGTGAATATTTACCCGATCGATTTAAATGTATTGCTTTTGCCTCTGGCTTTACGGGCTCGGCAGGCACCTTAGTTATTACAGAAGACTTTGCCGGTCTGTGGACAGATGCACGTTATTTTGTACAGGCTAATGAGCAATTGAAGGACAGTGGCTTTCAGCTGGTAAAGCTAAAAAATCAGGGCAAACCAGAATACATTGAGTGGTTATCTGATTCCTTGACAGCAGGAAATAAAGTTGCTTTTGATGGCAAACTGGCCTCCGTAAGCATAGCTAAGCATTTAATTGCTGAGCTTCAACCCTCGAAAATTTTAATAGATGGAACGGTTGATCTGTTGGATGAAATTTGGACGGATAGACCTGGCCTACCTAACAACGAAGCTTACCTATTAGACGAAAAAACAGTTGGTGCTGCGATTTCAGAGAAAATAGCAAAAGTACGGGACATCATGCTTAAAGCTGGTGCAAAATATCACTTAATTTCGTCGTTAGACGATATCGCATGGTTATTCAATATACGTGGTAACGATGTAAAATGTAATCCCGTGGTGTTAAGCTTTGCGCTGTTATCTGACAAGGAGGTTACATTGTTCATTGATCAGGAAAAACTCCAACCGCATGATCAGGAAAAGCTCAAAAAGGCGGGAGTACATATTGCAGCTTATGATCAATTGGTAGATTCACTGGCAAAACTTCCCGTAGGTGGCTCAGTGCTTATTGATCCAAAACGAACCTGTTATGCGGTGTACACACAAATACCCCAATATGAGAATACTATTGAAGGGCTTAATCCAACGACCAGGTTAAAAGCTATTAAAAATACGACGGAAGCCGAACATATCAGACAAACAATGGTAAAAGATGGTGTTGCGCTCACCCGCTTTTTTAAATGGTTGGAAGAAAACATCAGCCAGACGACTTTAACAGAGCTTAGCATTACGGATAAACTTCTACAATTTAGACAACAGCAGGAAGGTTTTGTAAATGAAAGTTTTGATACCATTGCAGGTTATCTCGCTCATGGCGCACTACCCCATTATAAAGCTACAGACCAAAGTAATGCAACCTTAGCGTCCAAAGGACTGTTACTTATTGATTCGGGTGGGCAATATCGAACAGGAACTACCGATATTACCCGTGTGATTTCTCTTGGGGAATTGACAGACGCAGAGCGGGTA
This Olivibacter sp. SDN3 DNA region includes the following protein-coding sequences:
- a CDS encoding aminopeptidase P family protein, coding for MTYTEKLLGLRKKMKEQQIDAYIIPSSDPHISEYLPDRFKCIAFASGFTGSAGTLVITEDFAGLWTDARYFVQANEQLKDSGFQLVKLKNQGKPEYIEWLSDSLTAGNKVAFDGKLASVSIAKHLIAELQPSKILIDGTVDLLDEIWTDRPGLPNNEAYLLDEKTVGAAISEKIAKVRDIMLKAGAKYHLISSLDDIAWLFNIRGNDVKCNPVVLSFALLSDKEVTLFIDQEKLQPHDQEKLKKAGVHIAAYDQLVDSLAKLPVGGSVLIDPKRTCYAVYTQIPQYENTIEGLNPTTRLKAIKNTTEAEHIRQTMVKDGVALTRFFKWLEENISQTTLTELSITDKLLQFRQQQEGFVNESFDTIAGYLAHGALPHYKATDQSNATLASKGLLLIDSGGQYRTGTTDITRVISLGELTDAERVDYTLVLKGMIEGSTTTYPKGSRGYQIDAITRKPLWDRLRNYGHGTGHGVGFFLNVHEGPHVFNTANIDIEIEEGMVTSIEPGLYREGRYGIRIENLVLSIADQETDFGEFMAFETLTLCYIDTQLVDKTLLDQKHIDWLNSYNNMVYERISPLLEVEEQQWLAEKTAII
- a CDS encoding mandelate racemase/muconate lactonizing enzyme family protein, which encodes MLITHVEIYRFSIKMEPFVIATGTMDYAQNTLIKVYTDQGLIGFGECSAFPMIVGETQDTCLVLARDFAHIWKNKNPLDIKARLNELHRYIAGNMTIKSAFDMALYDLAAKSSGVPLYKYLKGEVKPITTDITVGIDAPEIMAQKALNFKEQGATILKVKLGKEPDEDIRRIKQIRDVIGSQIPIRIDANQGWTYNEAITVLSALATANIEFCEQPMRTYNDFLLPKLRSVSPIAIMADESCYDHFDAKRLIRENACDAINIKLAKSGGINEAMKIHDIAYTNQVPCMIGGMLESRLALSAKVHLAYACPGIKYFDMDTCMIGHLEDPITNGVTFDGFQVNITEAPGIGASVDDSFLKSCEKWVI